The following coding sequences are from one Epinephelus fuscoguttatus linkage group LG5, E.fuscoguttatus.final_Chr_v1 window:
- the eml2 gene encoding echinoderm microtubule-associated protein-like 2 isoform X3, with amino-acid sequence MKRSSSKSKECTFNAEDGYVRMFLRGRPVTMHIPDQQRESYSLDQKVALPDRKLKLQWVYGYRGRDCRSNLYLLPTGEIVYFNASVVVLYNTEEQQQRHYLGHNDDVKCLSVHPDMVTIATGQVAGNSKDGKLLAPHVRVWDSVSLNTLHVIGMGVFDRAVTCVAFSKSNGGNFLCAVDDANDHILSVWNWQKEKQLADVKCSNDSVLGAVFHPMDANLIVTCGKSHINFWTMEGNTLTKKQGLFEKHEKPKYVLCVAFAENGDAITGDSSGNIYVWAKGGNRISQMVSGAHEGGIFSVCVLKDGTMVSGGGKDRKVVLWDHDYRKQAEMEVGESLGPVRALAEGKPGELFVGTTKNAIIRAAFPDTLTPIVQGHTDELWGLDIHPSMEQFVTCSQDKQVHLWDTISHQPLWSKTIEDPGRSVGFHPSGAVLAVGTMTGRWLVLDADTRDLVSMHTDGNEIISNVKYSPDGNFLAVASHDNFVYIYAVTENGRKYSRVGKCTGHSSFVTHLDWSADSQYLVTNSGDYEILFWEASSGKHVTNMDTVRNLEWATSTCTLSFNTFGIWPDGADGTDINAVCRSHDGSLLASADDFGKVHLFTFPCSQPRAPSHEYGGHSSHVTNVAFLHDDSHLISTGGKDTSILQWVV; translated from the exons caAATCCAAAGAATGCACCTTTAATGCAG aGGACGGCTACGTGAGGATGTTCCTCCGAGGTCGTCCTGTCACCATGCACATCCCTGACCAGCAGAGGGAGAGCTACAGCCTCGACCAGAAGGTGGCCCTACCTGACCGCAAGCTTAAACTGCAGTGGGT GTATGGCTACCGTGGACGTGACTGCCGCTCCAACCTCTACCTGCTGCCCACAGGAGAGATTGTCTACTTCAACGCCTCTGTGGTGGTGCTGTACAACACCGAggaacagcagcagagacactACCTGGGCCACAATGACGATGTTAAATG CTTGAGTGTTCATCCTGACATGGTCACCATAGCAACGGGGCAAGTGGCTGGAAACTCTAAAGATGGAAAG CTGCTGGCTCCTCATGTTCGTGTTTGGGACTCTGTGAGCCTCAACACGCTCCATGTGATTGGGATGGGAGTGTTTGACAGGGCGGTCACCTGTGTGGCTTTCTCTAAGTCG AATGGCGGCAACTTCCTCTGCGCTGTGGACGACGCCAATGATCACATCCTGTCAGTCTGGAACTGGCAGAAGGAGAAGCAACTTGCTGATGTCAAG TGCTCCAATGACTCTGTACTGGGCGCTGTGTTTCATCCCATGGATGCCAATCTGATTGTCACTTGTGGAAAATCTCACATCAACTTCTGGACCATGGAGGGCAACACTCTCACTAAGAAACAGGGCCTGTTCGAG AAACATGAGAAGCCAAagtatgtgttgtgtgtggcATTTGCTGAGAATGGAGATGCCATCACAGGAGACTCCAGTGGAAACATCTATGTCTGGGCCAAAG GTGGGAACCGCATTAGCCAGATGGTGTCGGGGGCTCATGAGGGAGggattttctctgtttgtgtcctgaaAGACGGCACCATGGTGTCTGGAGGAGGGAAGGACCGCAAGGTGGTGCTGTGGGACCACGACTACAGAAAACAGGCGGAGATGGAG gtggGCGAGTCGCTCGGTCCTGTGCGGGCTCTGGCTGAAGGTAAACCTGGAGAGCTCTTTGTAGGAACCACTAAGAACGCCATCATCAGAGCCGCCTTCCCTGATACATTAACTCCTATtgtacag GGTCACACAGATGAGCTGTGGGGTCTGGACATCCATCCCTCCATGGAGCAGTTTGTCACCTGTTCCCAGGACAAACAGGTTCATCTGTGGGACACTATCTCCCATCAGCCCCTCTGGAGCAAGACCATCGAG GATCCAGGGAGGTCTGTAGGTTTCCATCCCAGTGGGGCTGTTCTGGCTGTGGGGACCATGACTGGAAG GTGGTTGGTGCTGGACGCTGACACCCGGGATCTTGTTTCTATGCACACTGACGGCAATGAGATCATTTCCAACGTCAAGTACTCTCCAG ACGGTAACTTCCTGGCTGTTGCTTCCCATGACAACTTTGTTTACATCTATGCTGTGACGGAGAATGGCCGCAAGTACAGCCGTGTGGGGAAATGCACT GGCCACTCCAGCTTTGTCACCCATCTGGACTGGTCTGCAGACAGTCAGTACCTCGTTACCAACTCAGGAGACTACGAGATCCTCTTCT gggaGGCATCCAGTGGTAAACATGTGACCAACATGGACACAGTGCGCAACCTGGAGTGGGCCACTTCCACCTGCACTCTGAGCTTCAACACCTTTG GAATCTGGCCAGATGGAGCAGACGGCACAGACATCAACGCCGTGTGCAGGTCACATGACGGATCCCTGCTGGCCTCTGCTGATGACTTTGGCAAAGTGCACTTGTTCACCTTCCCCTGCTCTCAACCAAGG GCTCCAAGCCACGAGTATGGTGGCCACAGCAGTCACGTGACCAACGTTGCCTTCCTGCACGATGACAGTCACCTGATCTCCACTGGTGGGAAAGACACCAGCATCCTGCAGTGGGTGGTCTAG